From Thermoflavifilum aggregans, a single genomic window includes:
- a CDS encoding hydroxypyruvate isomerase family protein, with protein MSSPTTRRDVIKTIVLGSAWMATPSAAHIFLPESDQMENSRWNGRIHHSACYWCYQSIPLDDFCAALRQMGLSAIDLLQPNQFEIAKNHGLQVSMCYGGDLGIPHGWNNPDLHDQLVKNYSENIPVIAKCGFKNVICFSGNRNGMDDETGLQNCVKGLKRILPIAEKYKVTMVMELLNSKVDHHDYMCDHTAWGVELCKRLDSEYFKLLFDIYHMQIMEGDIIRTIRDNHTYIAHYHTGGVPGRHEIDDTQELYYPAIMRAIAEAGFQGHVAQEFVPTARDAAGKLAALQKCIRICDV; from the coding sequence ATGTCATCACCCACTACCCGTAGAGATGTCATAAAAACAATTGTGCTGGGATCGGCGTGGATGGCAACGCCCTCCGCGGCACATATTTTCCTGCCGGAATCTGATCAGATGGAGAACTCCCGCTGGAACGGCCGCATTCATCATTCGGCCTGTTACTGGTGCTATCAGAGCATACCCCTCGATGATTTCTGCGCAGCTCTGCGACAGATGGGACTTTCTGCCATTGATCTGCTTCAACCCAATCAATTTGAAATTGCCAAAAACCACGGCCTGCAAGTAAGCATGTGCTACGGCGGCGATCTGGGTATTCCGCACGGATGGAACAATCCCGACCTGCACGACCAGCTGGTAAAAAATTACAGCGAAAACATACCCGTGATTGCCAAATGCGGATTCAAAAATGTGATTTGTTTTTCCGGAAACCGAAACGGCATGGACGATGAAACCGGCCTGCAGAACTGTGTGAAAGGATTAAAGCGAATTTTACCAATTGCCGAAAAATACAAGGTAACGATGGTCATGGAATTGCTGAACAGCAAGGTGGACCATCACGACTATATGTGCGATCATACGGCATGGGGCGTGGAATTGTGCAAGAGGCTGGATTCCGAATATTTCAAATTGCTGTTTGATATCTACCACATGCAAATCATGGAGGGCGATATCATCCGAACCATCCGCGACAACCACACCTATATTGCCCATTACCATACCGGTGGTGTACCTGGCCGGCACGAGATTGATGACACGCAGGAGCTGTATTATCCGGCTATCATGCGGGCCATTGCAGAGGCCGGCTTTCAGGGGCATGTGGCCCAGGAATTTGTGCCTACGGCACGAGATGCTGCAGGCAAACTGGCAGCGCTGCAAAAATGTATCCGGATTTGCGATGTATAA
- the selD gene encoding selenide, water dikinase SelD gives MTTAYRLTQYAHGAGCGCKISPAVLEQILHRSGSQSMFPGLLVSYEHRDDAAVLDLGNGQALIATTDFFMPIVDDAFDFGRIAAANALSDVYAMGGEPVMALAILGWPVNKLPAWLAHEVVEGARAVCNEARIPLAGGHSIDAPEPIFGLCVNGLAPLTQIRRNHTALPGDRIFLTKPIGIGILTTAQKKGLLRADHQALATKWMTTLNKVGSWLGTQPAVTAMTDVTGFGLLGHLLEMAEGAGYSAILHRPQIPLLTDALWDYISAGAVPGGTQRNWDSYGHQVSLADMQWMPLLADPQTSGGLLFTVKPDAAAELIHELKLVFPEIIPYEIGQITEKGEKSVIVN, from the coding sequence TTGACAACTGCATATCGCCTGACCCAATATGCACACGGAGCCGGCTGCGGTTGCAAAATTTCGCCGGCCGTGTTGGAACAAATTCTCCACCGCTCCGGCTCGCAGAGTATGTTTCCCGGCCTGCTGGTGAGCTATGAACATCGCGACGATGCAGCCGTGCTGGATTTGGGCAATGGCCAGGCCCTGATTGCCACCACCGATTTTTTCATGCCCATTGTAGATGATGCGTTTGATTTTGGTCGCATCGCCGCAGCCAATGCCCTGAGCGATGTGTATGCCATGGGCGGCGAACCTGTGATGGCGCTGGCTATCCTGGGCTGGCCGGTAAACAAACTGCCCGCCTGGCTGGCACATGAGGTGGTAGAGGGAGCAAGGGCTGTCTGCAATGAAGCCCGGATTCCACTGGCGGGTGGACATAGTATCGATGCACCCGAGCCCATTTTCGGATTATGTGTAAACGGCCTTGCTCCATTAACCCAGATCCGAAGAAATCATACCGCCCTCCCGGGCGATCGCATATTCTTGACCAAACCCATCGGCATCGGCATTTTAACCACGGCCCAAAAGAAGGGATTGCTGCGCGCGGATCATCAGGCGCTTGCTACGAAATGGATGACTACGCTCAACAAAGTCGGCAGTTGGCTGGGCACACAACCGGCGGTCACGGCTATGACAGATGTCACCGGCTTTGGCCTGCTGGGGCATTTGCTGGAAATGGCTGAAGGGGCCGGTTATTCAGCCATTCTTCACCGGCCACAAATTCCTTTGCTTACCGATGCTTTGTGGGATTATATTTCAGCAGGAGCCGTGCCGGGTGGCACCCAACGCAACTGGGATAGTTACGGACACCAGGTTTCGCTGGCCGACATGCAATGGATGCCTCTGCTGGCCGATCCCCAGACAAGCGGTGGCCTGCTGTTTACGGTAAAACCCGATGCCGCTGCAGAGTTGATACATGAACTGAAATTGGTATTTCCGGAAATAATCCCTTATGAAATCGGGCAAATCACAGAAAAGGGTGAAAAAAGCGTGATTGTTAATTAA
- the mnmH gene encoding tRNA 2-selenouridine(34) synthase MnmH, whose translation MSVQTLPVEQFISLVTRPACQAGSSAGAVPIVDVRSPAEYHHAHVPGAHHLPLFTDEERAIVGTIYHHQGRQVAIRAGLDFFGPRMRRITEQAEAILKQYHPDQQSVCLYCWRGGMRSKAIAWLLDLMGYSVYLLQGGYKAFRNAVLQSFTHPLPIMLIGGYTGSGKTRMLQKLREQGIPVIQLEDLAHHRGSAFGDLGMPLQPTQEMFENLLAMEIFRLLQRSDIRETGIWMEDESQRIGDLVIPPALWQQMRKAPLYFLEVPFEQRLQQIVTEYGIYDRGLMEAAILRISKRLGGAATKQALDYLHARQIQACFEILLHYYDKLYLKSLHQREPSVPVHHIPVENASEQHIITCLKQASIS comes from the coding sequence ATGTCTGTTCAAACATTACCGGTTGAACAGTTTATTTCACTGGTAACCCGGCCGGCCTGTCAGGCAGGCTCTTCTGCGGGAGCTGTTCCCATAGTGGATGTACGTTCACCTGCAGAATACCACCACGCCCATGTCCCCGGGGCGCATCATCTGCCTTTGTTCACCGATGAGGAACGAGCCATTGTCGGCACCATCTATCATCATCAGGGCAGGCAGGTGGCTATTCGTGCCGGGCTTGATTTCTTCGGGCCCAGGATGCGCAGGATCACGGAACAGGCAGAGGCTATCCTGAAACAATACCATCCTGATCAGCAATCAGTTTGTTTGTATTGCTGGCGGGGCGGTATGCGCAGCAAGGCCATCGCGTGGCTGCTCGACCTGATGGGCTATTCTGTTTATCTGCTGCAGGGTGGATATAAAGCTTTTCGCAACGCTGTGCTGCAGAGCTTTACCCACCCATTGCCCATTATGCTGATCGGCGGTTACACCGGATCCGGGAAAACCCGTATGCTGCAAAAGCTGCGGGAGCAAGGTATTCCGGTCATCCAGCTGGAAGATCTCGCCCATCATCGCGGATCTGCCTTTGGTGACTTGGGCATGCCCCTGCAACCCACCCAGGAAATGTTTGAAAACCTGCTGGCCATGGAAATCTTCCGCTTGCTGCAGCGGTCCGATATCCGGGAAACCGGTATCTGGATGGAAGATGAAAGCCAGCGAATCGGTGACCTGGTAATTCCCCCTGCCCTGTGGCAACAGATGCGAAAAGCACCATTGTATTTTCTGGAAGTGCCATTCGAACAACGCCTGCAACAAATTGTGACTGAATATGGGATTTATGACCGGGGGCTGATGGAAGCGGCTATCCTGCGCATCAGCAAACGACTGGGCGGGGCAGCCACCAAACAGGCTTTGGATTACCTGCATGCCCGGCAAATACAGGCCTGCTTTGAAATCCTGCTGCATTATTATGATAAGCTTTATCTAAAATCACTCCATCAACGCGAGCCATCTGTTCCGGTACATCATATTCCTGTGGAAAATGCATCGGAGCAACATATCATCACGTGCCTGAAACAGGCAAGTATTTCCTGA
- a CDS encoding carboxylesterase/lipase family protein produces the protein MAATLLLFLPAVHAQTQSARAQAPVVRVTGGMIAGISDPKHQLHIFLGVPYAAPPVGELRWREPQPVKPWSGMKSCTRFGHRPMQKRIFNDMRFRSDTTSEDCLYLNVWAPAHPGKSPLPVLVYFYGGGFVAGDGSEWRYDGASLAQKGIVVVTVNYRLGIFGFFAHPELTRESPHHASGNYGLLDQQAALQWVHDNIAAFGGDPNRVTIAGESAGSISVCAQMASPLSKHLIAGAIGESGAMIKPTIPAVPLSEAEAEGLRFAERIGAHSLQELRAIPADKLLDAASQPGAFRVMPCVDGYFFPLPPDSIFAAGQQARVPLLVGWNSTEVPYTALMQGKAPTPENYASILHQLFGAEADEAMRVFPGRTQEEVVRSATELASDRFIVYSTWKWAELHRTTSQQPVYEYIFFHPRPVETHPQPQTQSPNPPPLKGAGHSWEIEYALGNLATNPVYAWTREDYQVSRLMENYFAQFIKTGNPNGPDLPEWPANKPGKPVYYMHIDAQSGATPETPGQRAQFMFLDHWYQTHR, from the coding sequence GTGGCTGCGACACTTTTACTTTTCTTACCAGCCGTCCATGCCCAAACTCAATCTGCCAGAGCTCAGGCCCCTGTGGTGCGGGTCACAGGCGGGATGATTGCAGGCATATCCGATCCTAAGCATCAGCTGCATATTTTCCTGGGCGTACCCTATGCGGCCCCTCCTGTAGGCGAGCTGCGCTGGCGGGAACCCCAGCCAGTAAAGCCGTGGAGCGGGATGAAATCCTGTACCCGTTTTGGTCACCGACCTATGCAAAAGCGCATCTTCAACGACATGCGTTTCCGTTCCGATACGACGAGTGAAGATTGTTTGTATCTGAATGTCTGGGCTCCCGCCCATCCGGGAAAATCGCCTCTCCCCGTGCTGGTGTACTTTTACGGTGGAGGATTCGTAGCCGGCGACGGCTCGGAATGGCGATATGACGGAGCAAGCCTGGCACAAAAAGGCATTGTGGTGGTTACGGTTAACTATCGCCTGGGTATATTCGGATTTTTTGCCCATCCCGAGCTTACTCGCGAATCCCCTCATCATGCATCCGGCAATTATGGTCTGTTGGATCAGCAAGCTGCTCTGCAGTGGGTACACGATAATATTGCTGCTTTCGGCGGAGATCCCAACCGTGTTACGATTGCCGGAGAATCAGCCGGTTCCATTTCGGTTTGTGCCCAGATGGCATCGCCTTTATCAAAACATCTGATAGCCGGCGCTATCGGGGAAAGTGGCGCTATGATTAAACCCACAATCCCTGCTGTACCCTTAAGTGAAGCCGAAGCCGAAGGCCTGCGATTTGCTGAACGCATAGGTGCTCACAGCCTGCAGGAGCTGCGCGCTATCCCTGCTGATAAACTGCTCGATGCAGCTTCCCAACCCGGTGCCTTTCGGGTAATGCCCTGTGTGGATGGTTATTTTTTTCCGCTGCCGCCTGATTCCATTTTCGCTGCCGGGCAACAAGCCCGTGTTCCCCTGCTGGTGGGGTGGAACTCCACCGAAGTCCCATACACGGCCCTGATGCAAGGTAAGGCCCCCACGCCTGAAAATTATGCTTCCATCCTCCACCAATTGTTTGGGGCAGAGGCCGATGAAGCTATGCGCGTTTTCCCAGGTCGTACGCAGGAAGAGGTTGTGCGCTCTGCTACTGAACTAGCCAGCGATCGCTTCATCGTATACAGCACCTGGAAATGGGCTGAGTTGCATCGCACCACAAGCCAGCAACCTGTGTATGAATATATTTTCTTTCATCCCCGGCCGGTTGAAACCCATCCCCAGCCGCAAACGCAATCACCCAATCCGCCTCCCCTGAAAGGAGCCGGTCATTCCTGGGAAATTGAATATGCTCTTGGCAACCTGGCTACCAATCCGGTATATGCCTGGACCCGCGAAGACTATCAGGTGTCCCGTTTGATGGAAAATTATTTCGCCCAATTTATCAAAACCGGAAACCCCAACGGCCCGGATCTTCCCGAATGGCCTGCAAACAAACCCGGCAAACCGGTTTATTATATGCATATCGATGCGCAAAGCGGTGCTACACCTGAAACGCCCGGACAACGTGCGCAGTTTATGTTTCTGGATCACTGGTATCAAACTCATAGATGA
- a CDS encoding GMC oxidoreductase, with protein MNLNTEAVKQNTYDAIVVGSGISGGWAAKELTEKGLKTLLLERGRNIEHVKDYTTAMKAPWEFKHRGRLTNEMRRTHPVQSRDYPYSEFNPDFWVNDLENPYIETKRFDWFRGYHVGGRSLMWGRQSYRWSDLDFEANLRDGIGVDWPIRYKDIAPWYDYVESFAGISGNRDGLPQLPDGKFLPPMEMNCVEKVVAQRINEKFKNTPRRMIIGRCANLTVPHNGRGNCQYRNLCSRGCPYGAYFSTQSATLPAAMATGNLTLRPYSIVTEVMYDKDKKRATGVRVLDAETMQTYEFYARIIFLNASTLGTTWILLHSTSDAFPNGLGNSSGQVGHNLMDHHFRCGASGEMGGFEDQYYFGRRANGIYIPRFRNIGKDKRDYIRGFGYQGGASRENWQRGVAEMGFGADFKEEISKPGIWTMGLGGFGETLPYYENKVTLDYSKKDKWGLPVLNIDCEFRENEKKMRQDMMNDAAEMLEAAGCKNVKTFDAGSWPGMAIHEMGTARMGRDPKTSVLNAFNQMHDVKNVFITDGACMTSAACQNPSLTYMALTARAADYAVRELKKGNI; from the coding sequence ATGAACCTGAATACCGAAGCCGTTAAACAAAACACTTACGATGCAATTGTAGTAGGCAGTGGCATCAGTGGAGGCTGGGCTGCCAAAGAGCTCACCGAGAAAGGATTAAAAACCTTGTTGCTGGAACGCGGCCGCAACATTGAGCATGTGAAAGATTATACCACGGCCATGAAAGCTCCCTGGGAATTCAAACACCGGGGACGCCTCACCAACGAAATGCGCCGCACGCATCCCGTACAGTCGCGCGACTATCCTTACAGTGAATTCAATCCGGATTTCTGGGTGAATGATCTGGAAAATCCCTACATCGAAACCAAACGGTTTGATTGGTTTCGCGGATATCATGTGGGCGGCCGCTCGCTGATGTGGGGCCGGCAGAGCTACCGCTGGAGCGATCTGGATTTTGAAGCCAACCTCCGGGATGGTATTGGGGTGGATTGGCCTATTCGCTATAAAGATATTGCTCCCTGGTATGATTACGTGGAATCTTTCGCAGGCATCAGTGGCAATCGCGATGGCCTGCCTCAACTGCCGGACGGTAAATTTCTACCCCCGATGGAAATGAACTGTGTGGAAAAAGTAGTGGCTCAGCGCATCAATGAAAAGTTTAAAAACACACCGCGTCGCATGATCATAGGCCGTTGTGCCAACCTCACGGTTCCCCACAACGGACGCGGCAATTGCCAGTACCGCAATCTGTGCAGCCGCGGCTGTCCCTACGGCGCCTATTTCAGCACCCAATCAGCTACGCTGCCGGCAGCTATGGCCACCGGCAATCTTACGCTTCGGCCTTACTCCATTGTCACCGAAGTGATGTACGACAAGGATAAAAAACGGGCCACCGGTGTGCGCGTGCTGGATGCAGAAACCATGCAGACCTATGAGTTCTATGCGCGCATCATCTTCCTAAATGCATCCACACTGGGCACGACCTGGATCCTGCTTCATTCTACTTCCGATGCATTCCCCAACGGACTGGGCAACAGCAGCGGCCAGGTAGGTCATAATCTCATGGATCATCATTTTCGTTGCGGAGCCTCCGGTGAAATGGGAGGATTTGAAGACCAATATTATTTCGGGCGTAGAGCCAACGGCATTTACATTCCACGCTTTCGCAACATCGGCAAGGATAAACGTGACTATATCCGGGGCTTTGGGTACCAGGGCGGTGCCAGCCGGGAAAACTGGCAAAGGGGTGTGGCCGAAATGGGCTTCGGTGCTGATTTCAAGGAAGAAATCTCCAAACCAGGTATTTGGACCATGGGCCTGGGTGGCTTCGGCGAAACCCTCCCGTATTATGAAAATAAAGTCACACTCGACTACAGCAAAAAAGACAAATGGGGCCTGCCGGTACTGAATATCGACTGCGAATTCCGCGAAAATGAAAAAAAGATGCGCCAGGATATGATGAACGATGCGGCTGAAATGCTGGAAGCCGCCGGCTGCAAAAACGTGAAAACCTTCGATGCCGGCTCCTGGCCGGGCATGGCCATTCACGAAATGGGAACAGCTCGTATGGGCCGTGATCCCAAAACATCTGTGCTGAATGCTTTCAACCAGATGCACGACGTGAAAAACGTGTTTATCACCGATGGTGCGTGCATGACCTCTGCGGCCTGCCAGAATCCATCATTAACTTATATGGCACTTACGGCCAGAGCAGCCGATTATGCCGTGCGAGAACTGAAAAAAGGAAATATCTGA
- the rho gene encoding transcription termination factor Rho — protein MMYQFSQLNDMLDVELMDIAAQFNIPDANKLNREELIHRILDAQAEQHAVNGMETTTEETNLAAGKAGKPRRKRIARKQQPAPEETAAPAPAEATEESAEESKRTTRRGRKSTAPQEQEPVAPPLDDDPLLLSSEEDNDVDVEVPEEEPVIEEPAEEEKARVSPRDVHFNIEFDGVIISEGVLEMMPDGYGFLRSSDYNYLSSPDDIYVSPSQIKLFGLKTGDTVQGAVRPPKEGEKYFALLKVETINGRKPEEVRDRVPFDYLTPLFPYEKLNLVTSATNYSTRIMDLFTPIGKGQRGLIVAQPKTGKTMLLKEVANAIATNHPEVYLMVLLIDERPEEVTDMERSVRAEVIASTFDEPAEKHVKVSSIVLQKAKRLVECGHDVVILLDSITRLARAHNTVMPASGKVLSGGVEANALHKPKQFFGAARKIENGGSLTILATALIDTGSKMDEVIFEEFKGTGNMELQLDRRLANKRIFPAIDLNASSTRREDLLLEKDVLQRMWILRKHLADMTTEEAMTFLLDHMKGTKSNEEFLISMNS, from the coding sequence ATGATGTATCAATTTTCGCAACTGAACGACATGCTTGATGTCGAGTTGATGGATATTGCAGCTCAATTCAATATCCCCGATGCCAACAAACTTAACCGTGAAGAGCTGATTCATCGGATCCTGGATGCTCAGGCCGAACAACATGCCGTGAACGGGATGGAAACAACTACTGAAGAAACCAATCTGGCTGCCGGCAAGGCAGGAAAGCCAAGACGCAAACGCATTGCCCGCAAGCAACAGCCGGCACCGGAAGAAACCGCTGCTCCTGCCCCGGCTGAAGCAACAGAAGAATCTGCTGAAGAATCAAAACGCACAACGCGCAGGGGCAGAAAATCAACTGCGCCGCAAGAGCAAGAACCGGTCGCTCCCCCATTGGATGATGATCCCTTGCTGCTCAGTTCAGAAGAGGATAACGACGTAGACGTGGAGGTTCCCGAAGAAGAGCCCGTTATCGAAGAACCGGCTGAAGAAGAAAAAGCCCGTGTGTCGCCCCGCGATGTGCATTTCAATATCGAATTTGACGGGGTTATCATCAGCGAAGGCGTGCTGGAAATGATGCCCGACGGCTACGGTTTTCTGCGTTCATCCGACTACAACTACCTCAGCTCCCCGGATGATATTTACGTGTCTCCTTCTCAAATTAAGTTATTCGGACTGAAAACCGGCGATACCGTGCAGGGCGCCGTCAGGCCGCCTAAGGAAGGGGAAAAATATTTTGCCCTGCTGAAGGTGGAAACTATCAACGGCCGAAAACCCGAAGAAGTGCGCGATCGGGTGCCGTTTGATTATCTCACCCCCTTGTTCCCCTACGAAAAACTAAATCTGGTTACCAGTGCCACCAATTATTCCACCCGCATCATGGACCTGTTTACCCCGATCGGAAAGGGCCAGAGGGGATTGATTGTTGCCCAGCCCAAAACAGGAAAAACCATGTTGCTGAAAGAGGTGGCCAATGCCATTGCAACCAACCATCCGGAAGTGTATCTGATGGTGTTGCTGATTGATGAACGTCCGGAAGAGGTTACAGATATGGAACGAAGCGTACGGGCTGAAGTGATTGCTTCTACCTTCGATGAGCCGGCAGAAAAACATGTGAAAGTTTCTTCCATCGTTCTGCAGAAAGCCAAACGGCTGGTTGAATGTGGCCACGATGTGGTGATTCTGCTCGATTCCATTACCCGCCTGGCACGCGCCCACAATACCGTGATGCCGGCTTCGGGAAAAGTGCTCAGCGGAGGCGTGGAAGCCAATGCCCTGCACAAACCCAAACAATTTTTCGGAGCAGCCCGCAAAATTGAAAACGGTGGCTCTCTCACCATTCTGGCTACGGCCCTCATCGATACGGGTTCGAAGATGGATGAAGTGATCTTTGAAGAATTCAAGGGTACGGGCAATATGGAACTCCAGCTCGATCGCCGCTTGGCTAACAAACGTATCTTCCCGGCCATTGACCTAAACGCTTCTTCCACCCGAAGAGAGGATTTGCTGCTGGAAAAAGACGTACTCCAGCGCATGTGGATTCTGCGCAAACACCTGGCCGACATGACAACCGAAGAGGCCATGACCTTCCTGCTGGATCACATGAAAGGTACCAAGAGCAATGAAGAATTCCTGATTTCCATGAATAGCTGA
- a CDS encoding gluconate 2-dehydrogenase subunit 3 family protein → MNRRDAIRQVALLMGGALSAGTLSIVLDSCHHEPENVTDHFTDTHKQTITSLADLILPRTDTPGALDAGVPDFVVMMINECYPDDQRSKFLEGLNAFNHQCEQQYGKLFHNCSPDQQKEYLTTVEKQVFAGQNTKDSDDPVPYFYRTFKELTLLGFFTSEPGATKALVYVPIPGKYEGCIPLKPGQHAWAM, encoded by the coding sequence ATGAATCGTCGTGATGCTATTCGCCAGGTCGCTTTGCTTATGGGTGGAGCCCTTTCGGCCGGAACCCTGAGCATTGTGCTCGACAGTTGCCACCATGAACCGGAAAATGTTACCGATCATTTTACCGATACCCACAAGCAAACCATTACCTCACTTGCAGACCTGATTTTGCCGCGCACGGATACCCCTGGAGCCCTGGATGCAGGCGTCCCGGATTTTGTAGTGATGATGATCAACGAATGTTATCCAGATGATCAGCGCAGCAAATTCCTGGAAGGTTTAAATGCTTTCAACCATCAATGTGAACAGCAATACGGAAAGTTATTCCACAACTGCTCACCAGATCAGCAAAAAGAATATCTCACCACCGTGGAAAAACAGGTGTTTGCTGGGCAAAACACAAAAGATTCCGATGATCCGGTCCCCTATTTCTATCGCACTTTTAAAGAGCTTACCCTGCTGGGCTTTTTCACTTCCGAACCAGGCGCTACAAAAGCATTGGTTTATGTGCCCATACCCGGAAAATATGAAGGTTGTATCCCGCTAAAACCTGGCCAGCACGCCTGGGCGATGTAA
- the asnS gene encoding asparagine--tRNA ligase: protein MPEHIRIREVLQMEPPRPLLTIKGWVRTFRNDQFIAVNDGSCHENLQVVIDPAQFDTTILKRITTGAAIMARGELVASIGRGQKVELKASQIEILGDCDPETYPLQPKKHSLEFLREHAHLRMRTQTFGAVFRIRHSLAYAIHHFFHQRGFIYLHTPIITASDAEGAGELFQVTTLDLQHIPLNERGEVDYSQDFFGRKANLTVSGQLEGELGALAFSRIYTFGPTFRAENSNTTRHLAEFWMIEPEMAFYDLNDNMDLAEEFIKYIIRFVLEQHPTDLQWLAARLKEEESKKPQQERLEMELVEKLHFVVENPFERITYTDAFEILKNSPQNKKKKFQFPVEQWGMDLQSEHERYLVEKYFKKPVIITDYPKEIKAFYMRQNDDGRTVRAMDILFPGIGEIVGGSQREERYDRLLQRMQELHISPQELYWYLDSRKFGGCPHSGFGLGFERMVQFVTGMNNIRDVIPFPRTPKNIAF, encoded by the coding sequence ATGCCAGAACATATTCGTATTCGGGAAGTCTTGCAGATGGAGCCACCCAGGCCATTGCTAACCATCAAAGGCTGGGTGCGAACCTTCCGGAATGATCAGTTTATAGCGGTAAACGATGGTTCCTGTCATGAGAATTTGCAGGTGGTCATAGATCCTGCTCAGTTTGATACCACCATATTGAAACGCATTACCACGGGAGCGGCCATCATGGCCCGTGGCGAGTTGGTAGCCTCCATAGGCCGCGGGCAAAAGGTAGAGCTTAAGGCAAGCCAGATCGAAATTTTAGGAGATTGTGATCCGGAAACCTATCCCCTGCAGCCCAAAAAACACAGCCTGGAGTTTCTGCGCGAGCACGCCCATCTTCGCATGCGCACGCAGACCTTTGGTGCTGTATTCCGCATCCGCCACAGCCTGGCTTATGCTATTCATCATTTTTTTCATCAGAGAGGGTTCATTTATCTGCACACGCCCATCATCACGGCCAGCGATGCAGAAGGAGCGGGCGAACTGTTTCAGGTAACTACGCTCGATTTGCAGCACATTCCCCTAAATGAACGAGGTGAAGTGGATTATTCCCAGGATTTTTTTGGACGCAAAGCCAATCTTACCGTATCTGGTCAGCTGGAAGGCGAACTGGGTGCATTGGCTTTCAGCCGGATATATACTTTTGGTCCTACTTTCCGGGCCGAAAATTCCAATACCACGCGCCATCTGGCTGAATTCTGGATGATTGAACCGGAAATGGCTTTTTATGATTTGAACGATAACATGGATCTGGCAGAGGAATTCATCAAATATATCATCCGGTTTGTACTTGAACAACATCCCACTGACCTGCAGTGGCTAGCAGCCCGCCTCAAAGAAGAAGAAAGCAAAAAGCCCCAGCAGGAAAGACTTGAAATGGAGCTGGTGGAAAAATTGCATTTCGTGGTGGAAAACCCTTTTGAACGCATTACCTATACAGATGCTTTTGAAATTTTGAAAAACAGTCCGCAGAACAAAAAGAAAAAGTTTCAGTTCCCTGTTGAGCAATGGGGCATGGACCTGCAAAGCGAACATGAGCGGTATCTGGTAGAAAAATATTTCAAAAAACCGGTGATTATTACGGATTATCCGAAAGAAATCAAAGCTTTTTACATGCGCCAGAATGATGATGGCCGCACGGTACGGGCTATGGATATTCTGTTCCCGGGTATTGGTGAAATTGTGGGTGGCTCACAGCGCGAAGAACGCTATGACAGGCTGTTGCAGCGCATGCAGGAGTTGCATATTTCTCCGCAGGAACTGTATTGGTATCTCGATAGCAGAAAATTTGGAGGTTGCCCCCATTCCGGCTTTGGATTGGGTTTTGAGCGAATGGTACAATTTGTTACTGGCATGAACAATATCCGCGATGTGATTCCATTTCCCAGAACGCCCAAAAATATTGCGTTTTAA
- a CDS encoding LytR/AlgR family response regulator transcription factor, with translation MYSHAFRVLVIDDEPDSHAIISMMLSRQDLYPVETCLYAADLFQAELMMHIWHPDWIIVDLDLTETHGFSVAERMHDMDETELTFITAHERNTAQILAFSEIHLLLKPLNKKALMDVLQDMLIHQPYHEKHIRLATLKHNITQTDAPPMLAVPVQLSWMGVSINDIVHISQQDGFALLGLENTRLLAEKSFDDYLRLFIKLAGFLQIHPMHLVQLNHVAEIDTDHREVLMNNGTVLPVAAHKLQTLLQAVPKF, from the coding sequence ATGTATTCCCATGCTTTTCGCGTGCTTGTGATAGATGATGAGCCCGATAGTCATGCTATCATTTCCATGATGCTTTCCCGGCAGGATTTGTATCCGGTTGAAACCTGCCTGTATGCTGCTGATTTGTTTCAGGCAGAATTAATGATGCATATCTGGCATCCCGACTGGATCATTGTGGATCTTGACCTTACAGAAACACATGGTTTTTCTGTTGCAGAACGCATGCATGATATGGATGAAACTGAATTGACCTTCATTACCGCACACGAACGCAATACCGCACAAATACTTGCCTTCAGTGAAATACATTTGCTGCTGAAACCCTTGAACAAAAAAGCATTGATGGATGTGCTGCAGGATATGCTTATTCACCAGCCTTATCACGAAAAACACATCCGGCTTGCTACACTCAAGCACAACATTACACAAACAGATGCTCCGCCGATGCTGGCTGTGCCCGTTCAGCTAAGCTGGATGGGTGTTTCAATAAATGATATCGTACATATTAGTCAACAGGATGGATTCGCTCTGCTGGGTCTGGAAAATACGCGGCTGCTTGCAGAAAAATCATTTGATGACTATCTGCGATTGTTCATCAAGCTGGCAGGATTTTTACAAATTCATCCCATGCATCTGGTGCAACTGAATCATGTAGCAGAAATAGATACCGATCATCGGGAAGTATTGATGAATAACGGGACCGTGCTTCCCGTTGCTGCACATAAATTACAAACATTGTTGCAGGCTGTCCCGAAATTCTGA